A single genomic interval of Fibrobacter sp. UWT2 harbors:
- a CDS encoding ROK family protein — translation MKQTNTTAELKKHNTRAVKTALLSLGAATKAELSQTTGLSVVTCGTILNELTAAGEITEESQRISSGGRPAIAYQYNHEWGKSLCIYAYSDNEEKLLHFRVQDICGNIKQNGTFRERLISPEVIISNIRKILKKETDIKIIVIGVQGCVNNGIIEFSDIEELRGTNLAERIEHALKIPTVVENDMNTIALGYSKSNSNEKNVALLFFPKRNTPAGGFIVDGKILRGTSNLAGELSYYPFNFNKSSQTAAFSDIEYAMPIVNQLVTAAVVFLDPAQIVLTGGLASEMNEQAIVQHLRRHLDRLQLPRIIIKPNTESEYFAGLYNLAMEHLLEL, via the coding sequence ATGAAACAAACGAACACAACAGCGGAATTAAAAAAACATAACACACGTGCCGTCAAGACAGCACTGCTTTCACTCGGTGCAGCCACGAAGGCGGAGCTTTCGCAGACAACAGGACTCAGCGTCGTCACCTGCGGCACCATTTTGAACGAATTAACCGCTGCAGGCGAAATCACCGAAGAATCCCAGCGCATTTCTAGCGGCGGGCGCCCCGCCATAGCCTACCAGTACAATCACGAATGGGGCAAGTCACTCTGCATATACGCCTACTCCGACAACGAAGAAAAGCTTCTGCATTTCCGCGTCCAGGATATCTGCGGCAACATCAAGCAAAACGGGACCTTCAGGGAAAGACTCATTTCTCCCGAAGTCATCATCTCCAATATCCGCAAAATCCTGAAAAAGGAAACCGACATCAAAATCATCGTTATCGGCGTACAGGGTTGCGTCAATAACGGCATCATCGAGTTTTCAGACATCGAGGAACTCCGTGGAACAAATCTGGCAGAAAGAATTGAACACGCGCTAAAAATTCCGACCGTTGTCGAGAACGACATGAATACCATTGCGTTAGGTTATTCAAAATCAAACAGCAACGAGAAAAACGTGGCGCTACTCTTTTTCCCGAAAAGGAATACACCTGCGGGCGGATTCATCGTTGACGGAAAAATCCTTCGCGGCACATCCAACCTGGCCGGCGAACTTTCGTACTACCCCTTCAATTTCAACAAGAGCAGCCAGACGGCGGCCTTCAGCGACATAGAGTACGCGATGCCTATCGTGAACCAGCTTGTCACCGCGGCAGTCGTCTTCCTCGATCCCGCACAGATCGTGCTTACCGGCGGGCTTGCATCCGAAATGAACGAACAGGCCATCGTCCAGCACTTGCGCAGGCATCTGGACCGTTTGCAGCTGCCACGAATCATCATCAAGCCCAACACCGAAAGCGAATATTTCGCAGGGCTCTACAACCTTGCCATGGAACATCTTTTGGAATTATAA